The proteins below come from a single Burkholderia humptydooensis genomic window:
- a CDS encoding YeiH family protein → MSTLTSPQLSAAAPSMRGRLNGILFVGLFALAVTSVAQLPAVAHFGLSPLIVGIIAGALYGNLLRDGMPASWAAGVDFSARKLLRIAVAFFGLRVSLQEIAQVGVPGLAVSALVVASTLAVGTWAGIKLMKLDRDTALLTAAGSAICGAAAVLAFESTLRSKPHQSAMAVGSVVLFGTLSMFAYPLAYRAGWLHLDATGLGLFFGGTIHEVAQVVGAASDVGPEVARVATIVKMTRVMLLVPVLLVLGAWLARSARRQSAATGHGAPRRLAVPWFALGFLGFVVVNSLQMLPAAAIGTLNALDTFALTMAMTALGIETRMSQIRAAGPRALMTGFILYAWLIFGGYAIVVATERWLG, encoded by the coding sequence ATGTCCACGCTTACCTCACCCCAGCTCAGCGCCGCCGCGCCGTCGATGCGCGGTCGGCTCAACGGCATCCTGTTCGTCGGCCTGTTCGCGCTCGCCGTCACGAGCGTCGCGCAACTGCCCGCCGTCGCGCATTTCGGCCTGAGCCCGCTCATCGTCGGGATCATCGCGGGCGCGCTCTACGGCAACCTGCTGCGCGACGGCATGCCCGCGAGCTGGGCGGCCGGCGTCGATTTCTCCGCGCGCAAGCTGCTGCGGATCGCCGTCGCGTTCTTCGGGCTGCGCGTGAGCCTGCAGGAAATCGCGCAGGTCGGCGTGCCGGGGCTCGCGGTGTCGGCGCTCGTCGTCGCGAGCACGCTCGCCGTCGGCACCTGGGCCGGCATCAAGCTGATGAAGCTCGACCGCGACACCGCGCTGCTGACCGCCGCCGGCAGCGCGATCTGCGGCGCGGCCGCGGTGCTCGCGTTCGAATCGACGCTGCGCTCGAAGCCGCATCAGAGCGCGATGGCGGTCGGCAGCGTCGTGCTGTTCGGCACGCTGTCGATGTTCGCGTACCCGCTCGCGTACCGCGCCGGCTGGCTGCACCTCGACGCCACGGGCCTGGGCCTCTTCTTCGGCGGCACGATCCACGAGGTCGCGCAGGTGGTGGGCGCGGCGAGCGACGTCGGCCCGGAAGTCGCGCGCGTCGCGACGATCGTCAAGATGACCCGCGTGATGCTGCTCGTGCCGGTGCTGCTCGTGCTCGGCGCGTGGCTCGCCCGCTCGGCGCGCCGCCAATCGGCGGCAACGGGCCACGGCGCGCCCCGCAGGCTCGCGGTGCCGTGGTTCGCGCTCGGCTTCCTCGGCTTCGTCGTCGTGAATTCGCTGCAGATGCTGCCCGCCGCCGCGATCGGCACGCTCAACGCGCTCGACACGTTCGCGCTGACAATGGCGATGACGGCGCTCGGCATCGAGACGCGGATGTCGCAGATCCGCGCGGCCGGGCCCCGCGCGCTGATGACGGGCTTCATCCTGTACGCGTGGCTGATCTTCGGCGGCTATGCGATCGTCGTCGCGACGGAGCGCTGGCTTGGCTGA
- a CDS encoding TetR/AcrR family transcriptional regulator: MKPIRLTREQSKDLTRERLLSAAHATFTKKGYVATSVEDIASAAGYTRGAFYSNFRGKAELLLELLRRDHEEAEADLQKIFESGGTREQMEAHALEYYSQFFRNSPAFLLWGEAKLQATRDAKFRARFNEFVKEKRDRFTHYILTFADRVGTPLLLPADVLALGLMSLCDGVQSYHAADPRHVTGDTTQQVLAGFFARVVLGRAPD, encoded by the coding sequence ATGAAGCCAATCCGCCTGACTCGAGAACAAAGCAAGGATTTGACGCGCGAGCGTCTGCTGAGCGCTGCGCACGCCACATTCACGAAGAAGGGGTACGTGGCGACGAGCGTCGAGGACATCGCGTCGGCGGCGGGCTACACGCGCGGCGCGTTCTATTCGAACTTTCGCGGCAAGGCCGAGCTGCTGCTCGAGCTGCTCAGGCGCGATCACGAAGAGGCGGAAGCGGATCTGCAAAAGATCTTCGAGAGCGGCGGCACGCGCGAGCAGATGGAGGCGCACGCGCTCGAGTATTACAGCCAGTTCTTCCGCAACAGCCCGGCGTTCCTGTTGTGGGGCGAAGCGAAGCTGCAGGCGACGCGCGACGCGAAGTTCCGCGCGCGCTTCAACGAGTTCGTGAAGGAAAAGCGCGACCGCTTCACGCACTACATCCTGACGTTCGCCGACCGCGTGGGCACGCCGCTCCTGCTGCCCGCCGACGTGCTCGCGCTCGGGCTGATGAGCCTGTGCGACGGCGTGCAGTCGTACCACGCGGCCGATCCGAGACACGTGACGGGCGATACCACGCAGCAGGTGCTCGCCGGCTTCTTCGCGCGCGTCGTGCTCGGGCGCGCGCCGGACTGA
- a CDS encoding TIM barrel protein, which translates to MVDIVIVASAFGADAVRRAGHRAFVAAAADAGAAGFEVRGELFASSGDASAPALAELGRAIVAAGLWPVYSTPATLYADDGGLNRDALAAALAQADTLGARFVKFQLGGFAADPHAAELADATRGARARVLVENGQLRRGGALAQFTALFAALRDARRPALVGMTFDIGNWLWAGEAPLAAARALAAHVEYIHCKAVDGEGARRFAIAPPPGDRFCDDALALLPRAAPRGIEFPLDAARVADDAAARVAWLAAA; encoded by the coding sequence ATGGTCGACATCGTGATCGTCGCGAGCGCGTTCGGCGCGGATGCGGTGCGCCGCGCGGGCCATCGCGCATTCGTCGCCGCGGCGGCCGACGCGGGCGCCGCCGGCTTCGAGGTGCGCGGCGAGCTGTTCGCGTCGAGCGGCGACGCGTCCGCGCCCGCGCTGGCGGAACTCGGCCGCGCGATCGTCGCGGCCGGGCTGTGGCCGGTGTACTCGACGCCCGCGACGCTCTATGCGGACGACGGCGGCCTGAACCGCGACGCGCTCGCCGCAGCGCTCGCGCAAGCCGACACGCTCGGCGCGCGCTTCGTCAAGTTCCAGTTGGGCGGCTTCGCCGCCGATCCGCACGCGGCCGAGCTCGCCGACGCGACGCGCGGCGCGCGCGCCCGCGTGCTGGTCGAGAACGGCCAACTGCGGCGGGGCGGCGCGCTCGCGCAATTCACGGCGCTGTTCGCCGCGCTGCGCGACGCGCGCCGCCCGGCGCTCGTCGGCATGACGTTCGACATCGGCAACTGGCTATGGGCGGGCGAGGCGCCGCTTGCGGCCGCGCGCGCGCTCGCCGCGCACGTCGAATACATCCATTGCAAGGCGGTCGACGGCGAGGGCGCGCGCCGCTTCGCGATCGCGCCTCCGCCCGGCGACCGCTTCTGCGACGACGCGCTCGCGCTGCTGCCGCGCGCGGCGCCGCGCGGGATCGAATTTCCGCTCGACGCGGCGCGCGTGGCCGACGACGCGGCGGCGCGCGTCGCGTGGCTCGCGGCCGCATGA
- a CDS encoding LysR family transcriptional regulator, translated as MTPDQLITFAAVAEHRNISRAALALHLSQPAVSGQLRQLQDEFGEPLYQRDGRGVRLTPVGEALARHATQLRDTFAQARAYRDAVRGLERGTLRIGASTTPASYLLPYLLAAFQPLAPDVAIQTMSGNTSDVVASLASLDIALIEGPPGDALPAGTTVHAWREDEIVAIVPASHPLAARGEPGRARATLAALAAYPLVLREAGSGVRQLVERAFARAATPLTVAFEIAGVEAVKEAVRAGMGVGFVSAMSLRHDDAALAMVSIAPEPLTRHFSILVAHGAAPSRVATRFLELCVAQAEPA; from the coding sequence ATGACCCCAGATCAACTGATAACGTTCGCCGCAGTCGCCGAGCACCGGAACATCAGCCGCGCGGCGCTCGCACTGCATCTGTCGCAGCCCGCGGTGTCCGGCCAACTGCGCCAGTTGCAGGACGAATTCGGCGAGCCGCTATACCAGCGCGACGGGCGCGGCGTGCGCCTCACGCCGGTCGGCGAGGCGCTCGCGCGCCATGCGACGCAACTGCGCGACACGTTCGCGCAGGCGCGCGCGTACCGCGACGCGGTGCGCGGGCTCGAGCGCGGCACGCTGCGGATCGGCGCGAGCACGACGCCCGCGAGCTATCTGCTGCCGTATCTGCTCGCCGCGTTCCAGCCGCTTGCGCCGGACGTCGCGATCCAGACGATGAGCGGCAACACGTCGGACGTCGTTGCGTCACTCGCGTCGCTCGACATCGCGCTGATCGAAGGGCCGCCCGGCGACGCGCTGCCGGCCGGCACGACGGTGCACGCATGGCGCGAGGACGAGATCGTCGCGATCGTGCCGGCGTCGCATCCGCTCGCCGCGCGCGGCGAGCCGGGCCGCGCGCGCGCGACGCTCGCCGCGCTCGCCGCGTATCCGCTCGTGCTGCGCGAGGCGGGCTCGGGCGTGCGCCAGCTCGTCGAGCGCGCGTTTGCGCGCGCGGCGACGCCGCTGACGGTCGCGTTCGAGATCGCGGGCGTCGAGGCGGTGAAGGAGGCGGTGCGCGCGGGGATGGGCGTCGGCTTCGTGTCCGCGATGTCGCTGCGGCACGACGACGCGGCGCTCGCGATGGTGTCGATCGCGCCCGAGCCGCTCACGCGCCATTTCTCGATTCTCGTTGCGCACGGCGCGGCGCCGTCGCGCGTCGCGACGCGCTTTCTCGAGCTGTGCGTCGCGCAGGCCGAGCCGGCCTGA
- a CDS encoding ClcB-like voltage-gated chloride channel protein, translating to MLSFLLKLRTRAQTLFRLSDAHTMLVWSVIVGIGGALATVAFREGIELIQHAISGTSGSFTEMAKRLPWQVRFWLPAAGGFLAGCVLLVAQRGARKESKTDYMEAVALGDGIVPVRQSLWRSASSLLTIGSGGSIGREGPMVQLAALAASLVGRFAHFDPPRLRLLVACGAAAGITSAYNAPIAGAFFVCEIVLGSIAMESFGPVVVASVVANIVMREFAGYKPPYQMPVFPAVAGWEVLLFVALGLLCGAAAPQFLRLLDLSKTQFKRLPAPLPVRLAAGGLVVGVISVWVPDVWGNGYSVVNAILHAPWTWQALVAVLVFKLIATAATAGSGAVGGIFTPTLFVGAVVGSLFGIALHALMPGHVSAWYAYAMVGMGAFLAGATQAPLMAILMIFEMTLSYQVVLPLMMSCVVAYFAARALGKTSMYEITLRRHRDDEARTRLRAAQMRDLIQPAATVVPLTASVADMTRVFLEYPVKYLYVTDDAGRFRGAVALKDITSDLLEKRDTTHKRAANYLHTPFPLLTPDMPIGTALEHFMQFQGERLPVVERVDDPTLAGVVYKTSLLDAYRRMNMDLER from the coding sequence GTGCTCTCGTTCCTGCTCAAGCTGCGCACCCGCGCGCAAACCCTGTTCCGACTTTCCGACGCGCATACGATGCTCGTGTGGTCGGTGATCGTCGGCATCGGCGGCGCGCTCGCGACGGTCGCGTTCCGCGAAGGCATCGAGCTGATCCAGCACGCGATCTCCGGCACGAGCGGCAGCTTCACCGAAATGGCGAAGCGCCTGCCGTGGCAGGTGCGGTTCTGGCTGCCCGCCGCCGGCGGCTTTCTCGCGGGCTGCGTGCTGCTCGTCGCGCAGCGCGGCGCGCGCAAGGAAAGCAAGACCGACTACATGGAAGCCGTCGCGCTCGGCGACGGCATCGTGCCGGTGCGGCAGAGCCTCTGGCGCAGCGCGTCGTCGCTGCTCACGATCGGCAGCGGCGGCTCGATCGGCCGCGAAGGCCCGATGGTGCAGCTCGCGGCGCTCGCCGCGTCGCTCGTCGGACGCTTCGCGCACTTCGATCCGCCGCGGCTGCGCCTGCTCGTCGCGTGCGGCGCGGCGGCCGGGATCACGTCCGCGTACAACGCGCCGATCGCGGGCGCGTTCTTCGTCTGCGAGATCGTGCTCGGCTCGATCGCGATGGAGAGCTTCGGGCCCGTCGTCGTCGCATCGGTGGTCGCGAACATCGTGATGCGCGAGTTCGCCGGCTACAAGCCGCCTTATCAAATGCCGGTGTTTCCGGCCGTCGCCGGCTGGGAAGTGCTGCTCTTCGTCGCGCTGGGCCTCTTGTGCGGCGCGGCCGCGCCGCAGTTCCTGCGCCTGCTCGATCTGTCGAAGACGCAGTTCAAGCGCCTGCCCGCGCCGCTGCCCGTGCGGCTCGCGGCGGGCGGCCTCGTCGTCGGCGTGATCTCGGTGTGGGTGCCCGACGTCTGGGGCAACGGCTACAGCGTCGTCAACGCGATCCTGCATGCGCCGTGGACCTGGCAGGCGCTCGTCGCGGTGCTCGTCTTCAAGCTGATCGCGACCGCCGCGACGGCGGGCTCCGGCGCGGTCGGCGGGATCTTCACGCCGACGCTCTTCGTCGGCGCGGTGGTCGGCTCGCTGTTCGGCATCGCGCTGCACGCGCTCATGCCCGGGCACGTATCCGCGTGGTACGCGTATGCGATGGTCGGCATGGGCGCGTTCCTCGCGGGCGCGACGCAGGCGCCGCTGATGGCGATCCTGATGATCTTCGAGATGACGCTGAGCTACCAGGTCGTGCTGCCGCTGATGATGTCGTGCGTCGTCGCGTACTTCGCGGCGCGCGCGCTCGGCAAGACCTCGATGTACGAGATCACGCTGCGCCGCCACCGCGACGACGAGGCGCGCACGCGCCTGCGCGCCGCGCAGATGCGTGACCTGATCCAGCCTGCCGCGACCGTCGTGCCGCTCACGGCGAGCGTGGCCGACATGACGCGCGTGTTTCTCGAATATCCGGTCAAGTACCTGTACGTGACGGATGACGCCGGGCGGTTTCGCGGCGCGGTCGCGCTGAAGGACATCACGTCCGATCTGCTCGAGAAGCGCGACACCACGCACAAGCGCGCGGCGAACTACCTGCATACGCCGTTTCCGCTCCTCACCCCCGACATGCCGATCGGCACCGCGCTCGAGCACTTCATGCAGTTCCAGGGCGAGCGGCTGCCCGTTGTCGAGCGCGTGGACGATCCGACGCTCGCGGGCGTCGTCTACAAGACGTCGCTCCTCGATGCGTATCGCCGGATGAACATGGATCTCGAACGCTGA
- a CDS encoding sugar kinase: MQAPLDVVTYGEAMAMFVAAEPGPLDSATQFTKRIAGADLNVAIGLARLGFRVGWVSRVGADSFGRYVLDTLAREHVDASCVTVDARYPTGFQLKSRATDGADPTVEYFRKGSAASRLSLDDYAPGYVLGARHLHLTGVAPALSDSSRELAFHLARTMRAAGRTVSFDPNLRPTLWPSPEAMASTLNALAAHADWVLPGLAEGRQLTGLGTPADIARFYLAQGARGVIVKLGAQGAYFRTADGCEGTVAAERVEHVVDTVGAGDGFAVGVVSALLEGRAIGDAVARGNRIGALAIQVIGDSEGLPTRAALDRIENLSNARDRLEAPLAR, from the coding sequence ATGCAAGCCCCGCTCGACGTCGTCACCTATGGCGAAGCGATGGCGATGTTCGTCGCCGCCGAACCCGGCCCGCTCGACAGCGCGACGCAATTCACGAAGCGCATCGCGGGCGCCGATCTGAACGTCGCGATCGGCCTGGCGCGCCTCGGTTTCCGGGTCGGCTGGGTGAGCCGCGTCGGCGCCGATTCGTTTGGCCGCTACGTGCTCGACACGCTCGCGCGCGAGCACGTCGACGCGTCGTGCGTGACGGTCGACGCGCGCTATCCGACGGGCTTCCAGTTGAAGTCGCGCGCGACCGACGGCGCGGACCCGACCGTCGAGTATTTCCGCAAGGGCTCGGCCGCGAGCCGCCTGTCGCTCGACGACTACGCGCCCGGCTACGTGCTCGGCGCGCGCCACCTGCATCTGACGGGCGTCGCGCCCGCGCTGTCCGATTCGTCGCGCGAGCTCGCGTTCCATCTCGCGCGCACGATGCGCGCGGCTGGCAGGACGGTGTCGTTCGATCCGAACCTGCGGCCGACACTGTGGCCGTCGCCGGAAGCGATGGCGAGCACGCTGAACGCGCTCGCCGCGCACGCGGACTGGGTGCTGCCCGGGCTCGCCGAAGGGCGCCAGTTGACGGGCCTCGGCACGCCCGCCGACATCGCGCGCTTCTACCTCGCGCAGGGCGCGCGCGGCGTGATCGTCAAGCTCGGCGCGCAGGGCGCGTACTTCCGCACGGCCGACGGCTGCGAGGGCACGGTCGCGGCCGAGCGCGTCGAGCACGTCGTCGACACGGTCGGCGCGGGCGACGGCTTCGCGGTCGGCGTCGTGAGCGCGCTGCTCGAGGGCCGCGCGATCGGCGACGCGGTGGCGCGGGGCAACCGGATCGGCGCGCTCGCGATCCAGGTGATCGGCGATTCGGAAGGACTGCCGACGCGCGCGGCGCTCGATCGAATCGAAAATCTGAGCAATGCGCGGGATCGCCTAGAGGCGCCGCTCGCGCGATAA
- a CDS encoding efflux RND transporter permease subunit, with amino-acid sequence MMAGREEGGRFNLSAWALRHQALVIYLIALATIAGILAYSRLAQSEDPPFTFRVMVIRTFWPGATARQVQEQVTDRIGRKLQEMPAIDYLRSYSRPGESLLFFAMKDSAPVKDVPETWYQARKKVGDISMTLPPGVQGPFFNDEFGDVYTNIYTLEGDGFSPAQLHDYADQLRVVLLRVPGVAKVDYFGDPDQRIFVEIDNTRLARLGISPQQIAQAINAQNDVSSPGVLTATHDRVFIRPSGQYESVDAIADTLIRVNGRTFRLGDLATIKRGYDDPPVTQMRSNGRAVLGIGVTMQPGGDVIRLGKALDASSKALQAQLPAGLKLTEVSSMPHAVSRSVDDFLEAVAEAVAIVLIVSLVSLGLRTGMVVVISIPVVLAVTALFMYLFDIGLHKVSLGTLVLALGLLVDDAIIAVEMMAVKLEQGFSRARAAAFAYTSTAFPMLTGTLVTVSGFLPIALAKSSTGEYTRSIFEVSAIALIASWFAAVVLIPLLGYHMLPERKHPSKHAAGGAPHVPDAAHGHEHGHDIYDTRFYTRLRVWIKWCIERRFVVLAITIALFVVALAGFSLVPQQFFPSSDRPELLVDLRLPEGASFDATLKQAERFEKLIEKRPEIDHAVNFVGSGAPRFYLPLDQQLQLPNFAQFVITAKSVEQREKLSAWLASVLRDQFPAVRTRISRLENGPPVGYPVQFRVSGDSIASVRAISEKVAATMRADARATNVQFDWDEPAERSVRFELDQHKARELNVSSQDVASFLAMTLSGTTVTQYRERDKLIAVDLRAPRAQRVDPANLASLAMPTPGGPVPLGSLGRFHDTLEYGVVWERDRQPTITVQSDVTAGAQGIDVTHAINAKLDALRAQLPVGYRIEIGGSVEESAKGQTSINAQMPLMVIAVLTLLMIQLQSFSRVLMVVLTAPLGMIGVVGTLLLFGKPFGFVAMLGVIAMFGIIMRNSVILVDQIEQDIASGHGRFDAIVGATVRRFRPITLTAAAAVLALIPLLRSNFFGPMATALMGGITSATVLTLFFLPALYAAWFRVKPDERDPEPPATPSGA; translated from the coding sequence ATGATGGCGGGCCGAGAAGAAGGCGGACGCTTCAACCTGTCCGCGTGGGCGCTGCGTCATCAGGCGCTCGTCATCTACCTGATCGCGCTCGCGACGATCGCGGGCATCCTCGCCTACTCGCGTCTCGCGCAATCGGAAGACCCGCCGTTCACGTTCCGCGTGATGGTGATCCGCACGTTCTGGCCCGGCGCGACCGCGCGCCAGGTGCAGGAGCAGGTCACCGACCGGATCGGCCGCAAGCTGCAGGAAATGCCCGCGATCGACTATCTGCGCAGCTACTCGCGGCCCGGCGAATCGCTGCTTTTCTTCGCGATGAAGGATTCGGCGCCCGTGAAGGACGTGCCGGAAACCTGGTACCAGGCGCGCAAGAAGGTGGGCGACATCTCGATGACGCTGCCGCCCGGCGTCCAGGGCCCGTTCTTCAACGACGAATTCGGCGACGTCTACACGAACATCTACACGCTCGAAGGCGACGGCTTCTCGCCCGCGCAACTGCACGACTACGCGGACCAGTTGCGCGTCGTGCTGCTGCGCGTGCCGGGCGTCGCGAAGGTCGACTACTTCGGCGACCCCGACCAGCGGATCTTCGTCGAGATCGACAACACGCGGCTTGCGCGGCTCGGGATCTCGCCGCAGCAGATCGCGCAGGCGATCAACGCGCAGAACGACGTGTCGTCGCCGGGCGTGCTCACGGCCACGCACGATCGCGTGTTCATCCGGCCGAGCGGCCAGTACGAGAGCGTCGACGCGATCGCCGACACGCTGATCCGCGTGAACGGCCGCACGTTCCGGTTGGGCGACCTCGCGACGATCAAGCGCGGCTACGACGACCCGCCCGTCACGCAGATGCGATCGAACGGCCGCGCGGTGCTCGGCATCGGCGTCACGATGCAGCCGGGCGGCGACGTGATCCGGCTCGGCAAGGCGCTCGACGCGAGCTCGAAGGCGCTGCAGGCGCAACTGCCGGCGGGCCTCAAGCTCACCGAAGTGTCGAGCATGCCGCACGCGGTGTCGCGCTCGGTCGACGACTTCCTCGAGGCGGTCGCCGAGGCGGTCGCGATCGTGCTGATCGTGAGCCTCGTGTCGCTCGGCCTGCGCACCGGGATGGTCGTCGTGATCTCGATCCCCGTCGTGCTCGCCGTCACCGCGCTCTTCATGTATCTGTTCGACATCGGGCTGCACAAGGTGTCGCTCGGCACGCTCGTGCTCGCGCTCGGCCTGCTCGTCGACGACGCGATCATCGCGGTCGAGATGATGGCCGTGAAGCTCGAACAGGGCTTCAGCCGCGCGCGCGCCGCCGCGTTCGCGTACACGAGCACCGCGTTTCCGATGCTCACGGGCACGCTCGTCACGGTGTCCGGCTTTCTGCCGATCGCGCTCGCGAAGTCGAGCACGGGCGAATACACGCGCTCGATCTTCGAGGTGTCGGCGATCGCGCTGATCGCGTCGTGGTTCGCGGCGGTCGTGCTGATCCCCCTCCTCGGCTACCACATGCTGCCCGAGCGCAAGCATCCGTCGAAACACGCCGCAGGCGGCGCGCCGCACGTGCCCGACGCCGCGCACGGCCACGAGCACGGCCACGACATCTACGACACGCGCTTCTACACGCGGCTGCGCGTGTGGATCAAGTGGTGCATCGAGCGGCGCTTCGTCGTGCTCGCGATCACGATCGCGCTGTTCGTCGTCGCGCTCGCGGGCTTCTCGCTCGTGCCGCAGCAGTTCTTCCCGAGCTCGGACCGCCCCGAGCTGCTCGTCGACCTGCGGCTGCCCGAAGGCGCGTCGTTCGACGCGACGCTCAAGCAGGCCGAGCGCTTCGAGAAGCTGATCGAGAAACGGCCGGAGATCGATCACGCGGTGAACTTCGTCGGCTCCGGCGCGCCGCGCTTCTACCTGCCGCTCGATCAGCAACTGCAATTGCCGAACTTCGCCCAGTTCGTGATCACCGCGAAATCGGTCGAGCAACGCGAGAAGCTCTCGGCCTGGCTCGCGAGCGTGCTGCGCGACCAGTTCCCGGCGGTGCGCACGCGGATCTCGCGGCTCGAGAACGGCCCGCCCGTCGGCTATCCGGTGCAGTTCCGCGTGAGCGGCGACAGCATCGCGAGCGTGCGCGCGATCTCGGAGAAGGTCGCGGCGACGATGCGCGCCGACGCGCGCGCGACCAACGTCCAGTTCGACTGGGACGAGCCCGCCGAGCGCTCGGTGCGCTTCGAGCTCGACCAGCACAAGGCGCGCGAGCTGAACGTGAGCTCGCAGGACGTCGCGAGCTTCCTCGCGATGACGCTGTCCGGCACGACGGTCACGCAATACCGCGAGCGCGACAAGCTGATCGCCGTCGATCTGCGCGCGCCGCGCGCGCAGCGCGTCGACCCGGCGAATCTCGCGAGCCTCGCGATGCCGACGCCGGGCGGCCCCGTGCCGCTCGGCTCGCTCGGGCGCTTCCACGACACGCTCGAGTACGGCGTCGTCTGGGAGCGCGACCGCCAGCCGACGATCACCGTGCAGTCCGACGTGACGGCGGGCGCGCAAGGGATCGACGTCACGCATGCGATCAACGCGAAGCTCGACGCGCTGCGCGCGCAGTTGCCCGTCGGCTACCGGATCGAGATCGGCGGCTCCGTCGAGGAAAGCGCGAAGGGCCAGACGTCGATCAACGCGCAGATGCCGCTGATGGTGATCGCCGTGCTGACGCTCCTGATGATCCAGTTGCAGAGCTTCTCGCGCGTGCTGATGGTCGTGTTGACCGCGCCGCTCGGGATGATCGGCGTCGTCGGCACGCTGCTCCTGTTCGGCAAGCCGTTCGGCTTCGTCGCGATGCTCGGCGTGATCGCGATGTTCGGGATCATCATGCGCAACTCGGTGATTCTCGTCGACCAGATCGAGCAGGACATCGCCTCCGGGCACGGCCGCTTCGACGCGATCGTCGGCGCGACCGTGCGGCGCTTCCGGCCGATCACGCTGACGGCCGCGGCCGCCGTGCTCGCGCTGATTCCGCTGTTGCGCTCGAACTTCTTCGGCCCGATGGCGACCGCGCTGATGGGCGGCATCACGAGCGCGACCGTGCTCACGCTCTTCTTCCTGCCGGCGCTCTATGCCGCGTGGTTCCGCGTGAAGCCGGACGAGCGCGATCCGGAGCCGCCCGCCACGCCTTCGGGAGCCTGA
- a CDS encoding efflux RND transporter periplasmic adaptor subunit — protein MNRSGSRAALLIGVALIVAACHRKEAAPSAPRPVVAVPARADGAAAAVSLPGEIQPRYATPLSFRIAGKIVERKVRLGDAVKPGQIVALLDTSDVAKNAASAQAQLDAATHALTFAQQQLERDRAQSRESLIAPAQLEQTENAYASARAQRDQAAQQLALAKNQLQYATLVADHAGYITAEQADTGQNVSAGQPVYQLAWSGDVDVVTDAPESELPLLTPGHAARVTLPALPGRAFDARVREIAPAADPQSRTYRVKLTLAQPDAAVRLGMTANVAFSSGASDNASAQTRFTLPSTALFHAGNAPALWVVRKQDDTLELRRVDIVRYNERTVTVSGGIQPGERVVLQGVHTVSAGEKVRAVPPLHPEDVAS, from the coding sequence GTGAATCGTTCCGGTTCTCGCGCCGCGCTGCTGATCGGCGTCGCGCTCATCGTTGCCGCCTGTCACCGCAAGGAAGCCGCGCCGAGCGCGCCGCGCCCCGTCGTCGCGGTGCCGGCCCGGGCGGACGGCGCCGCCGCCGCCGTGTCGCTGCCCGGCGAGATCCAGCCGCGCTATGCGACGCCGCTGTCGTTCCGCATCGCCGGCAAGATCGTCGAGCGCAAGGTGCGCCTCGGCGACGCCGTGAAGCCAGGCCAGATCGTCGCACTGCTCGACACGTCCGACGTCGCGAAGAACGCGGCGAGCGCGCAGGCGCAGCTCGACGCCGCGACGCACGCGCTCACGTTCGCGCAGCAGCAGCTCGAGCGCGACCGCGCGCAGTCGCGCGAGAGCCTGATCGCGCCCGCCCAGCTCGAGCAGACCGAGAACGCCTACGCGTCCGCGCGCGCGCAGCGCGACCAGGCCGCGCAGCAGCTCGCGCTCGCGAAGAACCAGTTGCAGTACGCGACGCTCGTCGCCGATCACGCGGGCTACATCACCGCCGAGCAGGCCGACACCGGGCAGAACGTGTCCGCCGGCCAGCCGGTCTATCAGCTCGCGTGGTCGGGCGACGTCGACGTCGTCACCGACGCGCCGGAAAGCGAGCTGCCCCTCCTCACGCCGGGCCACGCGGCGCGCGTCACGCTGCCGGCGCTGCCCGGCCGCGCGTTCGACGCGCGCGTGCGCGAGATCGCGCCCGCCGCCGATCCGCAAAGCCGCACGTACCGCGTAAAGCTCACGCTCGCGCAGCCCGACGCCGCGGTGCGGCTCGGGATGACCGCGAACGTCGCGTTCTCGTCCGGCGCATCGGACAACGCGAGCGCGCAGACGCGCTTCACGCTGCCGTCCACGGCGCTCTTCCACGCGGGCAACGCGCCCGCGCTGTGGGTCGTGCGCAAGCAGGACGACACGCTCGAGCTGCGCCGCGTCGACATCGTCCGCTACAACGAGCGCACGGTGACTGTGTCGGGCGGAATCCAGCCGGGCGAGCGCGTCGTGCTGCAAGGCGTGCATACGGTGAGCGCGGGCGAGAAGGTGCGCGCGGTGCCGCCGCTGCACCCGGAGGATGTCGCGTCATGA